The following proteins are co-located in the Candidatus Nanosynbacter sp. HMT-352 genome:
- the galE gene encoding UDP-glucose 4-epimerase GalE, whose protein sequence is MNILVTGGAGYIGSHTIIELLSSNHNVVVVDNLSNSSAESLRRVEEITGQSIPFYEFDLCDHQRLSELFKTEKIDAVIHFAGLKAVGESVEKALLYYKNNLESTLVLLDVMQEFDVKKLVFSSSATVYGDPARLPITEDMPLSATNPYGQTKLMIEQMLRDISATNQNWQFTSLRYFNPVGAHPSGRIGEDPSGIPNNLLPFVSQVAVGKREYLSVFGDDYDTPDGTGVRDYIHVVDLAKAHVAALENLGRPNEYKVYNIGTGRGTSVLELVKAFEKASGRDVPYQVTPRRAGDIAACYADPGLAEKELGWRAELTIEDACRDAWNWQSNNPNGYNG, encoded by the coding sequence ATGAATATTCTTGTCACTGGTGGCGCTGGATATATCGGCAGTCACACTATCATCGAACTATTATCATCAAATCATAACGTAGTGGTGGTCGATAATTTATCAAATTCATCCGCCGAGAGTCTGAGGCGAGTTGAAGAAATCACTGGCCAATCAATACCGTTTTATGAATTCGATTTATGTGATCATCAGCGACTATCAGAATTATTTAAGACTGAAAAAATTGATGCTGTGATTCACTTTGCTGGGTTGAAGGCGGTTGGCGAATCGGTTGAAAAGGCGCTTCTTTACTATAAAAATAACCTTGAAAGCACGTTGGTTTTGCTTGATGTGATGCAAGAATTTGACGTGAAGAAATTGGTGTTTTCTAGTTCGGCAACAGTTTACGGCGACCCAGCTCGATTACCAATTACCGAAGATATGCCGTTGTCCGCCACGAATCCATACGGTCAGACGAAGCTGATGATTGAGCAAATGCTTCGCGATATTTCTGCGACAAATCAAAATTGGCAATTTACATCTCTCCGCTATTTTAATCCAGTTGGCGCGCATCCGAGCGGTCGCATCGGGGAAGATCCTTCGGGAATTCCAAATAATCTTCTGCCGTTTGTGTCGCAAGTTGCTGTTGGTAAGCGAGAGTATTTGAGCGTTTTTGGTGACGATTATGATACTCCAGATGGAACTGGCGTACGTGATTACATCCACGTAGTTGATTTAGCGAAGGCTCATGTGGCGGCTCTGGAGAATTTGGGTCGACCGAACGAATATAAAGTCTATAATATCGGTACTGGTCGTGGTACTTCGGTTTTGGAATTAGTGAAGGCGTTTGAGAAGGCGTCTGGTCGCGATGTCCCATATCAAGTTACGCCACGTCGAGCAGGTGACATTGCAGCGTGTTATGCAGACCCAGGATTGGCAGAAAAAGAATTAGGCTGGCGAGCAGAATTGACAATTGAAGATGCTTGCCGCGACGCTTGGAATTGGCAAAGTAATAATCCAAACGGCTACAATGGCTAA
- a CDS encoding ATP-dependent Clp protease ATP-binding subunit has protein sequence MPPNMNQEETTKPLEKFGTDITALAREGKLDPVIGRDEEIRRTMQILSRRTKNNPVLIGEPGVGKTAIVEALAQRIVKGNVPASLKDKRLISLEISSLLAGASFRGQFEDRLKAVLKEVEDAAGEIILFVDEIHTMVGAGKSEGSMDAGNMLKPALARGKLHMIGATTLAEYRQYVEKDAALERRFQPVYVGEPSFDDTVAILRGLKEKYEIHHGVKIADDAIVAAARLSTRYLPDRFLPDKAVDLLDEATSSLKMQLESVPIALDRLNNRRLQLEIEEAALKKDKSDHANIRKDEIKEQIAEIRAKAEVIDKKWQHEKDILQTVNTTTEKMDNLRSQLEIAERDADLATASRIKYGDLPELEKKLASAREELAAIPTHDRLLREEVTPDDIAGVVARWTGIPVERLMESESSKLTKLEESISRQVIGQDRAVAAVASAIRRSRAGLGDVNRPIGSFLFLGPTGVGKTEVARSLCRELFDDEHAMIRIDMSEYMERHAVARLIGSPPGYVGYDQGGQLTEAVRRRPYSVVLFDEIEKAHPDVFNVLLQVLDDGRLTDGQGRTIDFSNTIIIMTSNVGSQMIMDYTGDDISSLDNQILETLRGHFRPEFLNRIDDIVIFDRIHPESMRAIVDVQLEKVVRQVKDSRDITLDFDNSVCDMLARDGYDPSFGARPLKRLIQKRVLDPLALELIDGRIHDGDTVKVAAVDDRIAFTNIV, from the coding sequence ATGCCACCAAATATGAATCAAGAAGAAACAACTAAACCACTCGAAAAATTTGGTACAGATATAACGGCATTGGCGCGAGAAGGCAAACTCGATCCAGTGATCGGTCGAGATGAAGAAATTCGACGCACTATGCAGATTTTAAGTCGCCGCACTAAAAACAATCCCGTCCTCATCGGTGAGCCAGGAGTTGGTAAAACCGCGATTGTTGAGGCGTTGGCGCAGCGAATTGTCAAAGGCAACGTTCCCGCTTCACTGAAGGATAAGCGACTAATTTCCCTAGAAATTTCCAGTCTTCTGGCGGGCGCTAGTTTCCGCGGACAATTTGAGGATCGATTGAAAGCCGTTTTAAAAGAAGTAGAAGACGCAGCCGGCGAGATTATTCTTTTTGTCGATGAAATTCACACCATGGTTGGCGCTGGGAAAAGCGAAGGCAGTATGGACGCGGGTAATATGTTAAAGCCAGCGCTGGCTCGTGGAAAATTGCACATGATTGGCGCGACAACGCTCGCTGAATATCGTCAATACGTCGAAAAAGATGCCGCCTTAGAGCGAAGATTCCAGCCAGTTTACGTTGGCGAACCAAGTTTTGACGACACTGTCGCCATCTTGCGCGGATTGAAGGAAAAATACGAAATTCATCACGGAGTAAAAATCGCTGACGACGCAATCGTGGCAGCCGCCAGATTGTCCACCAGATATTTGCCTGACCGATTCTTGCCAGACAAAGCAGTCGACTTGCTTGACGAAGCGACCAGCTCACTCAAAATGCAATTAGAAAGTGTGCCAATTGCGCTGGATCGATTGAACAATAGACGCTTGCAATTGGAAATCGAGGAAGCGGCGTTGAAAAAGGACAAATCCGACCACGCCAATATTCGCAAAGATGAAATCAAAGAGCAAATTGCCGAGATTCGCGCAAAAGCCGAAGTGATTGATAAGAAATGGCAACACGAAAAAGACATTTTGCAAACCGTCAACACGACTACCGAAAAAATGGACAATCTGCGCTCACAATTAGAAATTGCTGAACGCGACGCAGACCTAGCCACCGCCAGCCGCATTAAGTATGGCGATTTGCCGGAGCTGGAGAAAAAATTAGCAAGCGCCCGCGAAGAACTAGCGGCAATTCCAACTCACGACCGATTGCTCCGCGAAGAAGTTACGCCTGACGATATTGCTGGCGTGGTAGCGCGCTGGACCGGAATTCCAGTGGAACGATTGATGGAAAGTGAATCCAGCAAATTGACCAAATTGGAAGAATCAATTAGCCGCCAAGTCATCGGGCAAGATCGCGCTGTAGCAGCTGTAGCAAGCGCCATTCGTAGGTCGCGCGCTGGACTCGGCGACGTTAATCGACCGATTGGCTCATTCCTATTCCTCGGACCTACTGGCGTGGGAAAAACAGAAGTCGCGCGCAGTTTATGCCGTGAATTATTCGACGACGAGCATGCCATGATTCGAATTGACATGAGTGAATATATGGAACGCCACGCCGTAGCCAGATTGATCGGTTCGCCTCCAGGATATGTCGGCTACGATCAGGGCGGTCAATTGACGGAAGCCGTTAGGCGACGCCCTTATAGCGTGGTTTTGTTTGACGAAATCGAAAAAGCACACCCCGACGTATTTAACGTACTATTGCAAGTTTTGGACGACGGTCGATTGACGGACGGACAAGGACGAACGATTGACTTTAGCAACACCATTATCATCATGACCAGCAACGTCGGATCGCAAATGATTATGGACTACACGGGCGACGACATTAGCTCTCTCGACAATCAAATTTTAGAGACACTTCGTGGTCATTTCCGTCCAGAATTCTTAAACCGAATTGACGACATCGTGATTTTTGATCGCATTCACCCTGAATCGATGCGTGCGATTGTTGACGTGCAATTAGAAAAAGTTGTTCGCCAAGTTAAGGATAGTCGCGACATAACGCTGGATTTTGACAATAGCGTTTGCGATATGTTGGCGCGAGACGGCTACGACCCGAGTTTCGGCGCTCGACCACTTAAGCGTTTGATTCAAAAACGCGTGCTTGATCCTTTGGCACTCGAACTGATCGACGGGCGAATTCATGACGGAGATACGGTAAAAGTTGCTGCAGTGGATGATCGAATTGCCTTTACGAATATCGTATAA
- a CDS encoding class I SAM-dependent methyltransferase codes for MSQIRSEHLENHTNKTYQERMNQTASSKFGAIEKHLGKNIKLLDFGSGFSPEFIKQVTQTGTHYVAYDVSQIVQSQLQENNIDFITKEQLENIEDEFDIIYMSSVFHELMSYLSRPERTKTFAMLDRALKPDGVIIIRDWGPGDTPNLVTSIEVASEDVNDEVYTWIKALVKNSVISMPTIVCDDNDNPIAPYIYKANSQTIYEIMFHAVWGLDSLERESKESYVIVDHLIHKWICAPHGYKITQSQNEFDETYLPHLQKYFKIDNIPWPTKVIYELKKDIVNNTPANFIA; via the coding sequence ATGAGCCAAATTCGCAGCGAGCACTTGGAAAATCATACCAACAAAACCTATCAAGAGCGGATGAACCAAACAGCGTCATCCAAATTCGGAGCCATCGAAAAACACCTTGGTAAGAACATTAAATTGCTTGATTTTGGTTCTGGTTTCTCGCCAGAATTCATCAAACAAGTGACGCAAACAGGAACTCACTACGTAGCCTATGATGTTTCACAAATTGTTCAATCTCAACTTCAAGAAAATAACATTGATTTCATCACTAAAGAACAACTTGAAAACATCGAAGATGAATTCGACATCATCTACATGTCTAGTGTATTTCACGAATTGATGAGCTATCTATCTCGACCTGAGCGCACTAAAACATTCGCAATGCTAGATAGAGCACTCAAGCCCGACGGCGTCATTATCATCCGCGATTGGGGTCCCGGCGATACGCCAAACCTAGTCACGTCTATCGAAGTAGCATCTGAGGATGTTAACGATGAAGTTTATACATGGATCAAAGCGCTTGTTAAAAATTCAGTGATTAGCATGCCTACTATCGTTTGCGACGACAATGATAATCCTATCGCTCCGTACATTTACAAGGCAAATAGCCAAACTATTTATGAAATCATGTTTCACGCGGTTTGGGGGCTGGATTCACTTGAACGCGAATCAAAAGAATCGTACGTTATCGTGGATCACCTTATTCACAAATGGATTTGCGCGCCACATGGCTACAAAATAACACAGTCGCAGAATGAATTCGATGAAACCTATTTGCCACATTTACAAAAATACTTCAAAATCGATAATATTCCATGGCCAACAAAGGTTATTTACGAACTAAAAAAGGACATCGTAAATAACACACCAGCAAACTTTATAGCATAA
- a CDS encoding DsbA family protein yields the protein MNRQKSSGIALIWALSGIVIVGIVALFIYGIVNRPPNRHIGDNKPWNEKMSQGSADAKNVFIDYTDYFCSFCAEVEAATSTEFFKNDYIKSGKVRYEHRVVTLLKEMTNNTETGAHAAFCAADQDKYWQYTHDIVPRIKRDYFDKGIGVKNVAVPKKIPVLPLEYFLTSAKNVGMNESQFSDCMTKKPHQKEIDGNTQKALSLGVNGLPYMVINDYQTSGFVGGENGLRSILKAGGVE from the coding sequence ATGAATCGACAAAAATCATCAGGCATAGCGCTTATTTGGGCTCTTTCGGGAATTGTAATCGTGGGAATTGTGGCTTTGTTTATTTATGGAATTGTCAATCGCCCGCCGAATCGTCACATTGGTGACAATAAACCATGGAACGAAAAAATGTCGCAAGGATCCGCCGACGCGAAAAACGTATTCATTGATTATACTGACTATTTTTGTTCATTTTGCGCCGAGGTCGAAGCCGCAACCAGCACAGAATTCTTCAAAAATGACTATATTAAATCCGGAAAAGTTCGTTATGAGCATCGCGTAGTAACACTATTAAAAGAAATGACCAACAATACCGAAACCGGTGCTCACGCTGCGTTTTGTGCTGCTGATCAAGATAAATATTGGCAGTACACCCACGATATCGTCCCGCGCATTAAGCGTGATTACTTCGATAAAGGAATTGGTGTAAAAAACGTTGCTGTGCCGAAAAAAATCCCTGTTCTTCCACTGGAATATTTCCTAACTTCCGCCAAAAACGTCGGCATGAATGAATCGCAATTTTCCGATTGTATGACTAAAAAACCGCACCAAAAAGAAATTGACGGCAACACACAAAAAGCTCTGTCGCTTGGCGTGAATGGCTTGCCATATATGGTTATTAACGACTATCAAACCAGCGGATTCGTCGGTGGAGAAAACGGATTAAGAAGTATTCTTAAAGCCGGCGGCGTCGAATAA
- a CDS encoding ABC transporter permease, translating into MKKYWIGIFGQVRAQQKRFVRDKMALFFTFLFPLIFLLVFGSVFSNDSTSFNIAIVNNSQTEFAKSFVKNAKENSKDSILKIKDVKDMNDAREKMKRSELNGIIELPSDFGAIKNNDNHPIPTGTMNVLYAKGSEQAGNTLVAVMNQITNNINSQMGQPEAPLKAVGKAIGDEQLKSFDYIFTGLLTFSLISMGIFGLANQMPAEKKRGSYRRLRAAPFTSGQLIISTAIHYTIISLLSLIMMVVAGALIFHFNMRGDWTLFVVISILSAFMMVGIGLLIAGWSKNEDQSSALSNLISFPMMFLSGTFIPLYLFPEWLRSVAQFVPITPITDGFRLIMTEHASFMEVLPQFGIIAAWTFAVYFLAIKLFRWE; encoded by the coding sequence ATGAAAAAATATTGGATTGGAATATTCGGTCAAGTTCGCGCTCAGCAAAAGCGTTTCGTCCGAGATAAAATGGCGCTATTTTTTACTTTCCTTTTTCCGCTGATTTTTCTATTAGTGTTCGGGTCGGTTTTTAGTAATGATTCGACCAGTTTTAATATTGCAATTGTCAACAATTCGCAGACAGAATTTGCTAAAAGTTTCGTTAAAAATGCCAAAGAAAATTCGAAGGATTCGATTCTCAAAATTAAAGATGTTAAAGATATGAATGACGCGCGCGAAAAAATGAAGCGGTCGGAGCTTAACGGTATTATTGAGCTTCCGAGTGATTTTGGCGCGATAAAAAATAACGACAATCATCCTATTCCAACAGGCACGATGAATGTTCTTTACGCCAAAGGTTCTGAACAAGCGGGTAACACGTTAGTGGCGGTGATGAACCAAATTACCAATAACATCAATAGTCAGATGGGTCAACCTGAAGCTCCGCTTAAAGCTGTTGGTAAAGCGATTGGCGATGAGCAATTGAAATCGTTTGATTACATATTTACGGGACTATTAACTTTCAGTTTGATAAGCATGGGTATTTTTGGCTTAGCTAATCAAATGCCGGCCGAAAAGAAGCGTGGCTCGTACCGACGCTTACGTGCAGCGCCGTTTACTTCTGGTCAGTTGATTATCTCTACAGCAATTCACTATACGATTATTTCCTTGCTTAGCTTGATCATGATGGTTGTCGCTGGCGCTTTGATATTTCACTTTAATATGCGAGGCGATTGGACACTGTTTGTCGTTATATCTATATTATCGGCATTCATGATGGTGGGAATAGGGCTATTGATTGCTGGCTGGTCGAAAAACGAAGATCAGTCTTCTGCATTAAGCAATTTGATTTCTTTTCCAATGATGTTTCTGTCTGGCACATTTATCCCGCTTTATCTATTTCCAGAATGGTTGCGAAGCGTTGCTCAATTTGTTCCTATAACTCCAATCACGGATGGTTTTCGGCTAATTATGACCGAGCACGCAAGTTTTATGGAAGTCTTGCCACAATTCGGTATTATCGCGGCTTGGACTTTCGCTGTTTATTTCTTAGCCATTAAGCTATTTAGATGGGAATAA
- a CDS encoding ABC transporter ATP-binding protein, translated as MELEPIIKVDKLVKTYGGNNVVDGVSFEVKKGEIFGILGPNGAGKTTTLEMLEALRPIDGGVATIDGIDVAKKPKDIKNIIGIQLQSTAFYDKLTLREQLKMFGSLYGRTVDTEVLLAKVQLTEKAKSYVEQLSGGQKQRFAIASTLVNNPKVLFLDEPTTGLDPQARRNLWDLIKEIRDEGITILLTTHYMDEAELLCDRLAIMDSGKIITIDTPHNLIQQLLARGFKKEQVVEQANLEDVFIDLTGKAIRD; from the coding sequence GTGGAACTCGAGCCAATTATAAAAGTCGATAAACTTGTTAAGACTTATGGTGGAAATAACGTGGTCGACGGCGTGTCGTTTGAAGTTAAAAAGGGCGAGATATTTGGGATTCTTGGCCCTAACGGCGCGGGCAAAACAACAACGTTGGAAATGCTGGAAGCGCTCAGACCAATTGATGGCGGCGTGGCTACAATTGACGGCATAGATGTCGCTAAGAAACCTAAGGATATTAAGAATATAATTGGCATTCAGCTTCAATCGACGGCTTTTTATGACAAGCTGACTTTGCGTGAACAATTGAAAATGTTTGGTAGTTTATATGGTCGGACAGTTGATACTGAGGTACTGCTCGCTAAGGTTCAATTGACAGAAAAAGCTAAGAGTTATGTTGAGCAACTTTCTGGCGGTCAAAAACAGCGTTTTGCGATTGCTTCGACATTGGTAAATAATCCGAAAGTATTGTTTCTGGACGAGCCGACCACAGGGCTTGATCCGCAGGCGCGTAGAAATTTATGGGACTTGATTAAGGAAATTCGCGACGAGGGAATTACGATTCTTTTGACGACGCATTATATGGACGAAGCGGAATTATTGTGTGACCGTCTGGCAATTATGGATAGCGGTAAGATTATCACAATTGATACGCCGCATAATCTCATCCAGCAATTATTAGCGCGCGGTTTTAAGAAGGAGCAAGTTGTCGAGCAAGCCAACTTAGAGGACGTGTTTATTGATTTAACAGGAAAGGCAATTCGGGATTAG
- a CDS encoding polysaccharide deacetylase family protein: MRIQRKKAKPKSKKLFIIIPFLILLFSAGLFGIYFLNQSHSRQTTAPSDEKYYFADSKYSGIRSKFVTRDNKREKVSIEYPITENEKINRLISESIDKIDRDFQNTVLLATVFDKPMTETIGYQVTHNTSEALSIVVNIKQDMNGAHPASMTQFWTFDKKSGEVVGLADFTEQSDEAAEAIISAAKNSVSQTIKQRQQPEIDLNEIINKEALSNFIITNNGNALAWPLGQASLLPSSYGELTITVPISSVSKYLQNPTARKLANIPKPAEKPKPAPVAPTPTVANKTIALTFDDGPGPYTEKLLDILDKYDAKATFFLIGSKVSARANTLRRMQSRGHQLGNHSWSHPELNKVSAEQLASEIDQTNNAIKQAVGTKPNIIRPPYGAFNRAVLEQFRQRGMSAVVWSVDTRDWADRNSEIVCSRAVAGARNGAVILMHDIHPTSVNAVPCILNSLKQQGYSFVTVQNLIGDMTPGAVYP; this comes from the coding sequence ATGCGCATTCAAAGAAAAAAAGCAAAACCAAAATCGAAAAAACTATTTATTATCATACCGTTTTTGATTTTGCTATTTTCGGCAGGGCTATTTGGGATATATTTCCTCAATCAATCACACTCGCGACAAACGACTGCGCCCTCTGACGAAAAGTATTATTTTGCCGATTCGAAATATTCTGGCATTCGCTCAAAGTTCGTCACCAGAGATAACAAACGGGAAAAAGTTTCAATTGAATATCCGATCACGGAAAATGAAAAGATTAATCGCTTAATTAGCGAGTCGATTGATAAAATTGATCGTGATTTTCAAAATACGGTTTTACTGGCGACAGTTTTTGATAAGCCAATGACCGAAACAATTGGCTATCAAGTCACACACAACACTTCAGAAGCACTGTCAATTGTCGTCAATATTAAGCAGGATATGAATGGCGCACATCCAGCATCAATGACGCAATTTTGGACTTTCGACAAAAAATCTGGCGAAGTTGTCGGCTTGGCTGATTTTACAGAACAGTCCGATGAAGCCGCCGAAGCAATCATATCCGCTGCCAAAAATAGCGTTTCTCAGACCATCAAACAGCGCCAGCAACCAGAAATTGACCTAAACGAAATCATAAATAAAGAAGCTTTGTCTAATTTCATCATCACCAATAATGGCAATGCGTTGGCTTGGCCACTCGGTCAGGCATCGCTACTGCCATCATCTTACGGCGAATTGACAATTACCGTGCCAATTTCCTCCGTCTCTAAATATCTACAAAACCCAACAGCTCGGAAACTAGCCAATATTCCCAAACCCGCAGAAAAACCAAAACCAGCGCCCGTAGCTCCAACGCCTACCGTCGCAAATAAAACAATTGCTCTAACTTTTGACGACGGACCTGGACCATACACCGAAAAACTGTTGGACATATTAGATAAGTACGACGCCAAGGCGACATTTTTCCTAATCGGCAGCAAAGTTTCAGCACGCGCCAACACGTTACGCCGCATGCAGTCGCGTGGACATCAATTAGGCAATCACTCTTGGTCGCATCCAGAGTTAAATAAGGTTTCAGCAGAGCAACTCGCTAGTGAAATTGACCAGACAAATAACGCCATAAAACAAGCCGTCGGCACCAAGCCTAACATCATACGTCCGCCGTACGGCGCGTTTAATCGAGCGGTTTTGGAGCAATTCCGTCAACGCGGAATGTCGGCAGTTGTTTGGTCTGTCGATACGCGCGACTGGGCTGATCGTAATAGCGAAATCGTCTGCTCAAGGGCTGTCGCTGGCGCTCGCAACGGAGCTGTGATTTTAATGCACGACATTCATCCGACATCCGTGAATGCCGTTCCTTGTATCCTTAATTCACTCAAACAGCAGGGCTATTCATTCGTAACGGTACAAAATTTAATCGGCGATATGACACCGGGCGCTGTTTATCCGTAA
- a CDS encoding DUF167 domain-containing protein, with protein MKISVHIKLNSRHREEVVKNDDDTLTVYIKAPAIEGRANAAAIKLLAKHFKVASSKVKLVRGATSKYKIFEID; from the coding sequence ATGAAAATCTCCGTACACATTAAACTAAACTCTCGCCATCGTGAGGAAGTTGTGAAAAATGACGACGACACATTGACGGTTTATATCAAAGCTCCGGCAATTGAAGGTCGAGCCAACGCGGCGGCTATTAAATTATTGGCAAAACATTTTAAGGTCGCATCGTCCAAGGTTAAATTAGTGCGTGGTGCAACTTCAAAATATAAGATATTTGAGATTGATTAA